The Centropristis striata isolate RG_2023a ecotype Rhode Island chromosome 1, C.striata_1.0, whole genome shotgun sequence nucleotide sequence AAGTTTCTGTTAGACAAAGTAACCAAAAGgaacctcaaaattgtgatatttctgtcaaaatcactttattttacatgtctcAAAACTTGaaccaaaaataaaactaaactgtTGGGagtaactagatcctgttaaaaatgttaaactgtgctcctcagtgacactgtgaagccatgatttattttactgagggggaaaaaaggactTGGTGAAATTTTTCCAAGAGACGTATATGAATAGGCTACACAAGGGGTCAAGAGTATTTTCTCTATTTGTATGGGGACTTTGGCTCAAAAAACCTCTGCACTAGAGCACCAATTGTGGATTAATCCACGACGGAAAACGGTCCTCAAAAATGcactatttcctcctgtttgttggttaaaaaaactgCAGTGACCAGCTTTTTTAGCCAATGATGGAAcctttttataaaaatgaaactgaaCAGACCAGTGAGGAAGGTGAGTAAGTGTTGAGAGACACTTACTCAGTTTTATTCtaacctgacctctgacctctgtgttTCCGGCTTGAAGGATGAGCTGGAGCGCCTTCGACCTCTCTGCTACAAGAACGCCGATGTCTTCCTCCTCTGCTACAGCGTGGTGCGGCCCTGCTCATTCCGCAGCCTGATCGAAAGGTGGGTGCCTGAGATCCGTCAGCACTGCCCCGGCGCGCCCCTGGTTCTCGTCGGCACCCAGCTGGACCTGAGGGAGGACGTCCAGGTGCTGATCGACCTGGCGAAGAACCAGGAGCGGCCGGTGGGCACCGAGGAGGGCCAGCAGCTCGCCCAGGAGCTCGGTGTGGTGAGCTTCGCCGAGTGCTCCGCGCTGACCCAGAAGAACCTGAAGGACGCTTTCGACTCTGCCATCTTGGCCAGCATCCAGCAGACAGACACTTGCAGCGTCCAGCAGCAGAGGCTGACTCTGAGGAAGAAGACGCCCGACAAGCTCAAGAGCCTCTCGGAGACCTGGTGGAAGAAGATCAACTGTCTGATGGGAGAGCAGAGCTGCGACTTCAAGTGAGCGCCTGCATCATTACAAACCTGGGTCACATCATGTTTGAAAATACTTTGGTAGATTTGGTTTGTTTCAGCCAGATGGGTGGGGATTATCACCACACAACACCACGAGGTCCAGAAGAGCTTAGACATTTGGCAGTTTAATTCCCCAGACCGACAGAGAAAGTGTGAGCAAGAGACTCCACAGATTTTACACAGTTTACTTGCATTAAGAAGCTCTTAACAGCCTGTGAAAGCAGTCGTAACATGTCTTTTGACAGCTGCTCACATGCACGAGACTTTAAATTATAACAGAAACCTTGGTTTGACACTAAGAGTGTGAATTTTGAGCATTTAGCAGGCAGGGAGGTTCAAATGAGAGATGTTATTGAATTGCATTTAGGAAAAGATTTCTGAGCCTAACATACTAAAAAAGTCAGGATATCTCTGCCTCTactgtttcattatttattattatttttgtgtctcgCAGGTCCCCCAACTTGACAAAGCACAATCTGTAATTTCTGGATTCAACTGTTAACAAAAGTAACCACCATCTGTTTAATAACActgtttgatgatgttctgGTCTTCAGGTTTAAGCGAGTCTaatacaagagaaaaaaagtctagaTTTACACAACAATAATCCCTCTCGAACTAGAAGTGTGTTGTGgggtctgtatctgcagagaccctgcctacgatctgtattttctcttttcttattattttctgtgttcTGGGCCACTCAAAGCTATAAAAATACCAttgaaaaaactaaaatctaGCAAGGAAAACACCAAAACTTGTCCCAAAACGTGAGTGAATCTGGGGGgttttctttcactttcactgAGTTGGGAAGGATCAGCTGCGTTTGAATGCTTACTACAAACAGTGAGTGACAGCTCCTGCATAAAATGCCTTcaaaagattaatttgagtACAAAAATGTGTACATCTGAAATGAGGCACTGCTGCTTTCAAAGCTCACTTGAAACAGCTGTTACAAGATTCTTTTCTCCTCACTTTCATGATTCTTGATGCTCCCTTTTCTCCATAATATCCTTGTTTTTTCTTGGCTTTATTAGCCTCAGTATAATTACTGGAACTTGAAGCCGGGACGCTTATGTGATCAGGATTTTAGGATTCTTTCTAAATTTGACCTGATGTGACTAACTCCATCCGTCTGAGACTCCCAGGAGGTTAAAACAAACCCCACAGATGTTATGAGACCCAGGTTTTGTTTAGAGGCAAGAAGTCTGAGATATACACTCTTTTGTTTTTGACTCATTGTGTATTATTTGTCACTTTACACCCCAACTGCTGTAGTACTTTGTATGACTGTTAGTTTGAAGTTAAgttattatttctatatttattcatGGTTATTTTCATTGCCATCGCTGATCATTTAATATGCCC carries:
- the LOC131970873 gene encoding rho-related GTP-binding protein RhoU-like: MLPQDVGKQKPRRVSEPMCGIDSPQMPIRRLKNRDFPLSVKRRRSGSAPERKVNCVLVGDGAVGKTSLIVSYTTNGYPTEYVPTAFDNFTVMVVVDGKPVRLQLCDTAGQDELERLRPLCYKNADVFLLCYSVVRPCSFRSLIERWVPEIRQHCPGAPLVLVGTQLDLREDVQVLIDLAKNQERPVGTEEGQQLAQELGVVSFAECSALTQKNLKDAFDSAILASIQQTDTCSVQQQRLTLRKKTPDKLKSLSETWWKKINCLMGEQSCDFK